A stretch of Henckelia pumila isolate YLH828 chromosome 4, ASM3356847v2, whole genome shotgun sequence DNA encodes these proteins:
- the LOC140863881 gene encoding L-type lectin-domain containing receptor kinase IX.1-like yields the protein MPVEIFFLFLFLFFFLFSSPATSLSASLSFNFTNFESHENKGSINTTGDAYISPQGIQLTPNEFNVLQNFTVGRATYISPLHLWERKSGNLCDFSTRFSFVINSRGQTAFADGITFFLAPVYSSIKSPNALGGSIGLNTDDNNRNSSSETFFAVEFDTFQNFFDPSRSHVGININSMVSVATANWQNDIPRGRENEAWISYSGTSKILSVNFTNFLNNTVTQGTLSTVIDLRSIMPEQVIFGFSGATGTLFEINTINSWDFSSNLTLDTTSTVPASGPIPDPPISIGDGRRNKKRGVGGLAIGLGVGLPIIILLLGFAGCFLKKKYKKESTDHMHTYAIDPSMDSEFQRGTGAKKFVYAELARGTNNFSEELKLGEGGFGGVYRGFLKETNSYVAVKRVSSGSQQGLKEYASEVKIISQLRHRNLVQLIGWCHERGELLLVYEFLPNGSLDSHIFKHNSVLTWEVRYKIAQGLASALLYLHEEWDQCVVHRDIKSSNIMLDSNFNAKLGDFGLARLVDHDKGSQTTIVAGTRGYMAPEYVISGRASKESDVYSFGVVLLEITCGRKAIEARFQENNIVMLVEWVWKLYGAGNILEAVDQDLGMEQNSEVMERLLVVGLWCVHPDNRHRPTIRQAMNAMNFEAQLPVLPAMMPVPIYYSPSMSMVTGSSVSYSDSSNITSSSAGSSDPSTALLKTS from the coding sequence ATGCCCGTTGaaatcttcttcttgttcttgttcttgttcttcttccttTTCTCCAGTCCTGCAACAAGCCTTTCAGCTTCATTATCTTTCAACTTCACCAACTTCGAGTCTCACGAGAACAAGGGCTCCATCAACACCACGGGAGATGCTTACATCTCGCCTCAAGGGATTCAGCTCACCCCCAACGAATTCAATGTTTTGCAGAATTTCACAGTGGGCCGCGCCACATATATCTCGCCGCTGCATCTGTGGGAAAGGAAATCCGGGAATTTATGTGATTTCTCCACCCGTTTTTCGTTCGTGATAAATTCCAGGGGGCAAACGGCTTTCGCGGATGGAATCACCTTCTTCTTGGCTCCGGTGTATTCATCCATTAAGAGCCCTAATGCTCTAGGTGGAAGCATAGGTCTTAACACAGATGACAACAATCGGAATTCATCTTCCGAGACGTTTTTTGCTGTCGAATTCGATACTTTTCAGAATTTTTTCGATCCATCTCGCTCACATGTTGGGATTAATATAAATTCCATGGTATCTGTTGCGACCGCTAATTGGCAGAATGATATTCCTAGGGGGAGAGAAAATGAAGCTTGGATCAGCTACAGCGGCACTTCGAAGATTCTCAGTGttaattttacaaattttttgaaTAACACTGTCACACAAGGTACTCTGAGCACCGTGATTGATCTCAGATCAATCATGCCTGAGCAAGTTATTTTTGGCTTTTCTGGTGCAACAGGAACTTTATTCGAGATAAATACTATCAATTCTTGGGATTTTTCTTCGAATTTGACCCTCGATACTACTTCCACCGTGCCGGCTTCGGGCCCGATACCCGATCCCCCGATCAGCATCGGAGATGGAAGGCGAAATAAGAAGCGGGGAGTAGGGGGATTAGCTATCGGATTAGGCGTTGGATTGCCGATTATAATTCTTCTTTTGGGATTTGCGGGCTGTTTCTTGAAGAAAAAGTATAAGAAGGAATCAACAGATCATATGCATACATACGCCATCGACCCATCGATGGATAGCGAATTTCAAAGGGGCACCGGGGCTAAGAAGTTTGTGTATGCTGAATTGGCCCGTGGAACTAATAATTTCTCAGAGGAATTAAAGCTTGGAGAAGGGGGATTTGGTGGAGTTTACAGAGGTTTCTTGAAAGAAACCAATTCATATGTTGCTGTAAAAAGGGTATCAAGTGGATCCCAACAAGGCCTCAAAGAGTATGCATCAGAAGTGAAGATCATCAGCCAATTAAGACACAGAAACCTCGTTCAACTCATCGGTTGGTGCCACGAAAGAGGTGAACTCCTCCTTGTTTACGAGTTCTTGCCAAATGGCAGCTTAGATTCGCATATCTTTAAGCATAATTCGGTGTTGACATGGGAAGTTAGATACAAAATTGCACAGGGGTTAGCCTCTGCTTTGTTGTATTTACATGAAGAATGGGATCAATGTGTAGTCCATAGAGATATCAAGTCAAGCAACATCATGCTGGATTCCAACTTCAATGCCAAACTCGGTGATTTCGGCCTAGCTCGACTGGTCGATCACGACAAAGGGTCACAAACCACGATCGTGGCAGGGACGAGAGGATACATGGCACCCGAATATGTGATCTCGGGCAGGGCCAGCAAAGAATCCGATGTATATAGTTTCGGGGTCGTTTTGCTAGAGATCACTTGTGGGAGAAAAGCCATTGAGGCTAGATTTCAAGAAAACAATATAGTGATGTTAGTGGAATGGGTGTGGAAACTCTACGGTGCCGGGAATATACTCGAGGCAGTGGATCAAGATCTGGGAATGGAGCAAAACAGTGAGGTAATGGAGAGATTGCTGGTTGTGGGGCTATGGTGTGTTCATCCAGATAATCGGCATCGGCCCACGATACGACAGGCGATGAATGCGATGAATTTTGAGGCTCAGTTGCCGGTTCTTCCGGCAATGATGCCGGTGCCGATATATTACAGTCCATCCATGAGTATGGTTACGGGTTCTAGCGTGAGTTACAGTGATTCTTCAAATATTACCTCTTCTTCTGCTGGTTCCTCTGATCCATCAACGGCGTTGCTTAAAACTTCTTGA
- the LOC140861202 gene encoding zinc finger BED domain-containing protein RICESLEEPER 2-like produces MSNHFFTNKGPKALEENQISMEENISNMDADGSCYVPQPSTGTRADSKSKATKRKPVQSRSELHKKIINFCPITSHKGETISLAIENCLRGWGIDSVFTITVDNASSNDVAINNFRRKMANWDSTILKGEYIHMRLSKFKECSEIEKIESKNSLCLDVSTRWNSTFLTLNVAQKFERDFDRLDEQDPCFKLDLQIKLLTDIVDDDGVVILGSDGSLYVTSNTFAHEISSIHIILKEWQESDDFDVYSIRMRMRKKFDKYWGDPENVNHLLYIAVVLDPRQKLDFVEFMLDELYGNEKGCKSSKDEPKGGILKESSTQESGDGEPNNVSQMDLRRQSILAKYKRKKAQIYGDGSMSELDKYLNEMQNHHRFPVLAQIARDVLAIPISTVASESAFSTGGRVLDCFRSSLTSKVVESLICTENWFRLHPNPINVKEILEDVEKLESEFLKITLDSFSSTTVGDG; encoded by the exons ATGTCGAACCACTTCTTCACCAATAAGGGGCCAAAAGCGTTGGAAGAAAACCAG ATATCAATGGaagaaaatatatcaaacatggATGCCGATGGAAGTTGTTATGTACCACAACCTTCAACTGGAACACGTGCAGATTCAAAATCAAAGGCAACCAAGCGCAAACCTGTCCAATCAAGAAGTGAG TTgcacaaaaaaattatcaattttTGTCCAATTACAAGTCATAAAGGCGAGACAATTAGTTTAGCAATTGAAAATTGCTTGAGGGGTTGGGGAATTGACAGTGTCTTCACAATTACAGTTGATAATGCAAGTTCAAATGATGTAGCTATCAATAATTTCAGAAGAAAGATGGCTAATTGGGATTCTACTATTTTGAAAGGAGAATACATTCATATGAG ATTAAGCAAGTTCAAAGAATGTTCAGAGATTGAAAAAATTGAAAGTAAGAATTCCTTGTGTTTGGATGTATCTACTAGATGGAATTCAACTTTTTTGACGTTGAATGTAGCTCAAAAATTTGAAAGGGATTTTGATAGACTTGATGAACAAGATCCATGCTTTAAGTTAGATCTTCAAATTAAATTGTTGACTGATATTGTTGATGATGATGGAGTTGTTATACTTGGGTCAGATG GTTCCTTGTATGTCACTTCCAATACTTTTGCACATGAGATTAGTTCTATTCATATTATATTGAAGGAGTGGCAAGAAAGTGATGATTTTGATGTATATTCAATAaggatgagaatgagaaagaAATTTGACAAGTATTGGGGAGATCCTGAGAATGTGAATCACTTGCTTTATATTGCAGTAGTTCTTGATCCAAGGCAGAAATTGGATTTCGTTGAATTCATGTTAGACGAGTTGTATGGAAATGAAAAAGGGTGCAAGAGTAGCAAAGATG AGCCTAAAGGTGGTATCTTGAAAGAGTCATCTACTCAAGAATCGGGTGATGGGGAGCCCAATAATGTGAGCCAAATGGATTTGAGAAGACAATCAATCCTTGCAAAATACAAGAGGAAAAAAGCTCAAATTTATGGTGATGGCAGCATGTCGGAACTAGACAAGTATCTTAATGAAATG CAAAACCATCATAGATTTCCTGTACTTGCTCAAATTGCTCGTGATGTGTTAGCCATACCAATATCAACCGTTGCTTCAGAATCCGCTTTTAGTACCGGTGGTCGAGTACTTGATTGTTTTAGGAGTTCATTGACTTCTAAGGTAGTAGAAAGCCTTATTTGTACTGAAAATTGGTTTCGTTTGCATCCAAACCCAATCAATGTCAAAGAAATTTTGGAAGATGTGGAAAAACTTGAAAGTG AATTCTTGAAAATTACATTGGATTCGTTCTCGTCGACCACCGTTGGGGATGGATAA